AACGCAACGATCGCCCAAGTTGTGAGCTGTTCGGCATTAAATTTCTCAGCTAGCAAGAAAAATATGCTAACTAAAAGCAATGTCTCAACCGCATAAGCGATGATAGATAGCTTTAAATTTCTAAGACCAAAAACCGCAAGCGAAGTTACGATCATGCAAATGGCTAAAATATCAAGTGTTTGCATCTCACACTCCTACTACATAAAGTGTTAGTGCAACAAACGAGATAGCAAGTGCACCAAGCGCATTCTTGCGTAAAGATGAAGTCATTTTAAAGCGTGGGCCAAAGTTGTCTATAAAGACAGCTGCTACGTAAAATACTCCAGTTTTTATCACAAAAACGATGATAGCTAAGAAAGGATTGCTAAAATTCCATGGCTCAAATATAGTTAGGAAAAGTCCGATCATAGCAAACTGTTTTAATATAAGTGATGCTTGAACTAAACCAAGGTCGCTACCTGCGTACTCGCCAAGCAAGCCTTCTTGAAGCTCTTGTTCTGCTTCAGCTACGTCAAATGGTTTTCTGCCAGTCTCAACATACATGCACCATAAAAATGCGATAGAAGCTACGGCAAAACTTGGGATCTGATATCCGATAACACCGGTTTTTACCATCTCTTGGATCTCAATTAAATTTGATGTTTTAGCTGCAAGCATAACTACGATTAAGCACATAATCATAACTGGCTCAACATATACGCCCAGCATTTGCTCC
This genomic interval from Campylobacter concisus contains the following:
- a CDS encoding respiratory chain complex I subunit 1 family protein; translation: MQTILLMIFQVVVIVLVAPLFDGMARKLRARLQSKQGSDFFQTYRDIIKLFRRGRTVPECSHWVFRWAPFFLFATSAAVLAAIPITYSKDTVFGAYSDIFVILYLGALLRFVFGAASMDSGNPFAATGGGREQMLGVYVEPVMIMCLIVVMLAAKTSNLIEIQEMVKTGVIGYQIPSFAVASIAFLWCMYVETGRKPFDVAEAEQELQEGLLGEYAGSDLGLVQASLILKQFAMIGLFLTIFEPWNFSNPFLAIIVFVIKTGVFYVAAVFIDNFGPRFKMTSSLRKNALGALAISFVALTLYVVGV